The DNA region ACCAAAATCCAGCAACTAGCCAAAAAGCATACAAATGACAATCATGTGTTTACCTTGAAATTCCCATTCAGCTTTGAATTCCTTGACCACTCCAAGCCCAGATTCTTGCTTGACGTTTGATACACAGCCCTGAACACATCATCACCGTAAACCTTTCGAGATCCGGCAAAATCCCATGAATTCTTTGCAAAATCATAACATTGCTCGAACGAAGTCAGTCCTCCATGCACATAGGTATACTTCAACTTGCAATTCTCTGTACCGAGCATATAATTAGCAGATATCTTGTTCGCTGAATCAACCACAAGAGTCCCATCCAAAATAGTCCGGTTATCCCCTCTACAATGAATGTATGTCAAATTCAAGGGCTTGTCCACAACCTTAACTGAGTTCATAA from Populus alba chromosome 14, ASM523922v2, whole genome shotgun sequence includes:
- the LOC118045221 gene encoding outer envelope pore protein 24A, chloroplastic; protein product: MKASLKGKYDNDKSSTAATVAFNAGDVKLRASITDATVVNGPSLNGLALAVEKPGFFIIDYNVPKKDFRFQFMNSVKVVDKPLNLTYIHCRGDNRTILDGTLVVDSANKISANYMLGTENCKLKYTYVHGGLTSFEQCYDFAKNSWDFAGSRKVYGDDVFRAVYQTSSKNLGLEWSRNSKLNGNFKVSASINLAEESKMPKLTAESTWNFEM